The Meriones unguiculatus strain TT.TT164.6M chromosome 1, Bangor_MerUng_6.1, whole genome shotgun sequence genome has a segment encoding these proteins:
- the Pou2af3 gene encoding POU class 2 homeobox associating factor 3 — translation MTVKELLQQRRALQAASGTTLSGSSSSSHLPDPITPSPAGLYFEPEPMSSTPSYFQSREFSTCVSCEESPSCLDQIFESYLQTETLPEPLLNSAQSAPHYFPDSCQVASFCYNQSLTPGSPSDSSSLSGSFDCSYLPDQLPPYTPENYTSPPSLDSLHYSLPEEGHSCHRWPSRPQDNHFPLATPSICYCASCEAEHLNALRTTEFFSYSSTDCVDFAPPAATTGDFYKETSCGPCYS, via the exons ATGACAGTCAAAGAACTACTGCAGCAGAGAAGGGCGCTCCAGGCCGCCTCAGGGACAACT CTgtcaggaagcagcagcagcagccacctcCCAGACCCCATCACGCCATCGCCTGCAG GACTGTATTTTGAGCCTGAACCAATGTCTTCCACACCCAGTTATTTTCAATCCCGAGAATTTTCCACCTGTGTCTCTTGTGAAGAAAGTCCAAGCTGCCTAGACCAGATCTTTGAGTCCTACCTTCAGACAGAGACACTCCCGGAGCCTCTGCTCAACTCCGCACAAAGTGCTCCCCACTATTTCCCAGACAGCTGTCAAGTGGCCTCTTTCTGCTATAACCAGAGCTTG ACTCCAGGATCACCTTCGGATTCCTCCAGTCTCTCCGGCTCCTTTGACTGCAGCTACTTGCCAGATCAGCTGCCTCCCTACACTCCAGAAAATTACACCTCTCCGCCTTCTCTGGATTCCCTACACTACAGCCTCCCAGAAGAAGGCCACTCCTGCCACCGCTGGCCTTCCCGCCCCCAGGACAACCATTTCCCCCTAGCCACCCCTTCCATCTGCTACTGTGCTTCCTGCGAGGCAGAACATTTGAACGCCCTCAGAACCACAGAGTTCTTCTCCTACTCCAGCACAGACTGTGTGGACTTTGCCCCCCCGGCGGCTACCACTGGTGATTTCTATAAGGAAACAAGCTGTGGTCCGTGCTACAGTTAA